From the Candidatus Dormiibacterota bacterium genome, one window contains:
- a CDS encoding NAD-dependent epimerase/dehydratase family protein, protein MHVLLTGAGGFVGHHVLEHFLVNTDAYLTLTDSFRHRGTSERITEVLEGRPGSHGRVSVLTHDLTTPWSQYGISAIREHGDVDVILQIASESHVDRSIAEPVPFVRNNVDVALNALELARTLEPKVFVLLSTDEVYGPVPLGRPSIEWDPILPSNPYSASKAAQEAIAISYWRTYDVPLVIVNGMNLIGERQHPEKFIPKVIASVIDGKPVPVHCSSAIVRELGSAPLRAEDTERVERAQIGRRCYLHARNLADAMLFLVRDARIEGAPLEATVRYDPSGRGAGVFPQRFHVIGEQEVDNLTMAERIAAFAGKPLVWEAVDFHSTRPGHDLRYAMDGRRLQELGWTPPVPLWDSLSHVVRWTLEHPRWMVH, encoded by the coding sequence ATGCATGTCCTCCTCACCGGCGCCGGCGGGTTCGTCGGTCATCACGTACTCGAGCACTTCCTCGTCAACACGGATGCGTATCTAACGCTGACCGACTCGTTCAGGCATCGTGGAACGTCGGAGCGCATCACGGAAGTGCTCGAAGGAAGGCCGGGCTCGCACGGGCGCGTCTCCGTCTTGACGCACGATCTCACGACGCCGTGGAGCCAGTACGGGATCAGTGCGATTCGCGAGCACGGTGACGTCGATGTCATTCTGCAGATCGCGTCGGAGAGCCACGTCGACCGCTCGATTGCGGAGCCGGTGCCGTTCGTGCGCAACAACGTCGACGTCGCGTTGAACGCGCTCGAGCTCGCGCGGACCCTCGAGCCGAAGGTGTTCGTTCTGCTCTCGACCGACGAAGTGTACGGGCCGGTTCCGCTCGGCCGGCCGTCGATCGAATGGGACCCGATTCTACCGAGCAACCCATACAGCGCGTCGAAGGCAGCGCAGGAAGCGATTGCAATATCGTATTGGCGCACCTACGACGTTCCGTTGGTCATCGTCAACGGCATGAACCTCATCGGCGAGCGTCAGCACCCGGAGAAGTTCATCCCGAAGGTTATCGCAAGCGTGATCGACGGCAAACCCGTTCCGGTGCATTGCTCGAGTGCCATCGTACGCGAGCTCGGCAGCGCACCGTTGCGCGCCGAAGATACCGAGCGCGTCGAGCGAGCGCAGATCGGCCGCCGCTGCTACTTGCATGCGCGCAATCTCGCCGACGCGATGCTCTTCTTGGTTCGCGACGCGCGAATCGAGGGAGCGCCGCTCGAGGCGACGGTGCGCTACGATCCAAGCGGTCGTGGTGCAGGCGTCTTTCCGCAGCGCTTCCACGTCATTGGAGAGCAGGAGGTCGACAACCTCACGATGGCCGAGCGCATCGCCGCGTTTGCGGGCAAGCCGCTCGTCTGGGAGGCCGTCGACTTTCACTCGACGCGACCCGGGCATGATTTGCGGTACGCCATGGACGGACGGCGCCTGCAAGAGCTCGGCTGGACACCGCCCGTACCGCTGTGGGACTCTCTTTCGCACGTCGT
- a CDS encoding serine hydrolase domain-containing protein, translated as MEALAYARAHGLHALVVARGEQIELETYADGYTVAQAHPLYSGTKSFWGVAALVAQREGILTLDELVSRTFSAWASDERKSAVTLRMLLRLTAGFGFGGLGNAVPTYDAALAAPLKNAPDTRFTYGGIALQVFGGVLARKLGPLGFTPLGYLRERVLGPAGVTVASWRTLADGTHPLPTGAQLTARDWLAYGRWVLAHRDDLAACFKGSNANPRYGLCWWLGAKGAPDDLAYASGAGGQALYIVASQNLAAVHFGRNGSYRHDAFLRRLFAS; from the coding sequence GTGGAGGCACTCGCCTACGCGCGCGCACACGGCCTGCACGCACTCGTGGTGGCGCGCGGCGAGCAGATCGAACTCGAGACGTACGCGGACGGATACACCGTTGCGCAGGCGCATCCGCTGTATAGTGGGACGAAGAGCTTTTGGGGTGTTGCCGCGCTCGTCGCGCAGCGCGAAGGAATACTCACGCTCGACGAGCTCGTCTCTCGGACGTTCTCCGCATGGGCGAGCGACGAGCGAAAGAGCGCGGTCACGTTGCGGATGCTCCTGCGCCTGACGGCGGGTTTCGGATTCGGCGGCTTAGGCAATGCCGTTCCGACGTACGACGCGGCGCTCGCGGCGCCGTTGAAGAACGCGCCCGATACCCGCTTCACCTACGGCGGTATCGCATTGCAAGTCTTTGGCGGGGTGCTCGCCCGCAAGCTCGGGCCGCTCGGCTTCACCCCACTCGGCTATCTCCGCGAGCGTGTGCTCGGCCCCGCAGGCGTCACCGTCGCGTCGTGGCGCACGCTCGCGGACGGCACGCATCCCCTTCCGACCGGAGCGCAGCTGACGGCACGCGACTGGCTCGCTTACGGGCGCTGGGTGCTCGCGCACCGCGACGATCTCGCCGCGTGCTTCAAGGGTTCGAATGCAAATCCGCGATACGGCTTGTGCTGGTGGCTCGGAGCCAAGGGAGCTCCGGACGATCTCGCCTACGCCAGCGGTGCGGGCGGACAGGCGCTCTACATCGTCGCATCGCAGAATCTCGCCGCCGTGCACTTCGGCCGCAACGGCTCCTACCGGCACGACGCGTTCCTGCGCCGTCTCTTTGCCTCGTGA